The following proteins come from a genomic window of Rhodohalobacter sp. 614A:
- a CDS encoding NUDIX hydrolase, with protein sequence MNFFDEYHPGLSIDCVIFGFQDDELKILLLKINNLKKWAVPGGFLKKNEEIVDAANRILQERTGLEEIYLEQFHLFGNLDRNEPSHAKKLIENGVIPPSLEAWFLQRFVTIGYFALVEFSQVKPSPDILSEDCEWVSMKHLPDLILDHQKIIDKGLKALQNRLRFQPVGRELLPDKFTMTELRTLYETILGEKLDRGNFQRKILSYGILNRLDETRKGGAHKAPYLYTFNDEKYDQSLAQGFSRIW encoded by the coding sequence TTGAATTTTTTTGACGAATACCATCCGGGGCTTTCTATCGACTGCGTAATTTTTGGTTTTCAAGATGACGAACTGAAAATCCTGCTCCTTAAAATTAACAACCTGAAAAAATGGGCGGTACCTGGCGGTTTTCTCAAAAAAAATGAGGAGATCGTTGATGCGGCAAACCGCATTTTACAGGAGCGAACAGGCTTGGAAGAGATTTATCTTGAGCAGTTTCATCTCTTTGGAAATTTAGACAGAAATGAACCCTCTCATGCTAAAAAACTTATTGAAAACGGAGTGATTCCCCCTTCGCTCGAAGCCTGGTTTCTTCAGAGATTTGTGACTATCGGATATTTTGCCTTGGTAGAATTTTCCCAAGTCAAGCCCTCGCCCGATATTCTCTCCGAAGATTGCGAATGGGTCTCTATGAAACATCTTCCGGATTTGATTCTCGATCACCAAAAAATTATAGATAAAGGATTGAAAGCCTTGCAAAACCGCCTTCGTTTTCAACCGGTGGGACGAGAACTTCTCCCCGATAAATTTACAATGACAGAACTTCGCACGCTCTATGAAACGATTCTTGGTGAAAAACTGGACCGTGGTAACTTCCAGCGAAAAATCCTAAGCTATGGAATTCTGAATCGGCTGGACGAAACCCGCAAAGGCGGAGCCCATAAAGCGCCATACCTCTATACATTTAATGATGAAAAATACGACCAAAGCCTTGCCCAGGGATTCAGCCGAATTTGGTAA